In the Alkaliphilus oremlandii OhILAs genome, one interval contains:
- a CDS encoding methionine ABC transporter permease — MVEILSKYIPNVLNSTDEILVAIYQTLIMVSISGILSLIFGVLLGVTLVVTRKNGILENTVINNILDKVINVFRSIPFIILIAAIMPLTRWMVGTAIGIKGAIVPLVIGTVPFFSRQIESALLEINKGIVEAAQAMGSGPMDIIFRVYLKEGLPGIIRGVTITFISLIGSSAIAGAVGGGGIGDLAIRYGYQRFQADITYISVILLLILVSIIQGVGNLIIKKVTH, encoded by the coding sequence ATGGTAGAAATTCTTAGTAAATATATACCAAATGTTTTAAATTCTACAGATGAAATTTTAGTGGCAATCTATCAAACCCTGATTATGGTATCCATATCCGGTATCCTATCGCTGATATTTGGGGTTCTGCTGGGTGTGACCCTTGTAGTTACAAGGAAGAATGGCATACTAGAAAATACTGTAATCAATAATATCCTAGATAAGGTGATCAACGTATTTCGAAGTATCCCTTTTATCATTTTAATTGCAGCCATTATGCCTTTAACAAGATGGATGGTGGGTACTGCCATTGGGATAAAAGGAGCAATCGTTCCATTGGTCATCGGAACTGTGCCATTCTTTTCTAGACAGATAGAGAGCGCCTTATTAGAGATCAATAAAGGAATTGTAGAGGCCGCACAGGCCATGGGGTCCGGTCCAATGGACATTATTTTTAGGGTATACCTAAAAGAAGGATTACCTGGAATCATCAGAGGTGTCACTATAACCTTTATCAGCTTAATCGGTTCTTCTGCTATAGCAGGAGCCGTTGGTGGCGGTGGAATTGGAGATTTAGCAATCCGTTATGGCTACCAAAGATTCCAAGCAGACATTACCTATATCAGTGTAATCCTATTATTAATACTGGTATCGATAATACAAGGTGTTGGCAATTTAATTATCAAAAAAGTAACCCATTAA
- a CDS encoding glutamate-5-semialdehyde dehydrogenase, producing MSYLIEQCKRLKEASYALGMISTKDKDEALRLIIDSIKRNKDDILAENDKDVLAAKEKGTKDSLIDRLKLTEDRIQGILEGIETIIGLKDPIWRSNDVWTLENGLTISKMTVPLGVIGIIYESRPNVTVDAFSLALKSGNCILLRGSSSAIHSNKMIVSAIKEGLRRSKVSEDIIELIEDTDRNVVKEMLTLNEYIDVIIPRGGADLIRFVVDHATVPTIETGIGNCHIYVDESANLENAIQIITNAKIQRPGVCNACETTLIHEDIAPKFLPMLAAALKDKVELKGCPRTREIIQAAEATDMDWAEEYLDYILAVKVVSNVDEAIGHIQAYGTKHSEAIITENYTNANYFLRRVDAAAVYVNASTRFTDGGAFGFGGEMGISTQKTHARGPMGLNELVTMKYTVVGNGQIRQ from the coding sequence ATGTCATATTTAATTGAACAGTGTAAACGGTTGAAGGAAGCTTCTTATGCCTTGGGAATGATTTCCACAAAGGATAAGGATGAAGCGCTTCGATTGATAATAGACAGCATAAAGAGAAATAAAGATGATATCCTTGCAGAAAATGATAAAGATGTTCTTGCTGCCAAGGAAAAAGGAACAAAGGACAGTCTGATTGATCGTCTTAAGCTGACAGAAGACAGAATCCAAGGGATATTGGAGGGAATAGAGACGATTATTGGGTTAAAGGACCCTATTTGGAGAAGCAATGACGTTTGGACCCTAGAGAACGGATTGACCATCAGTAAAATGACAGTACCACTCGGTGTTATCGGAATTATTTATGAATCGAGACCCAATGTTACCGTGGATGCTTTTTCTTTAGCTTTAAAGAGCGGAAATTGTATTTTATTAAGAGGAAGCTCCTCTGCGATTCATTCGAACAAGATGATTGTAAGCGCCATCAAAGAAGGTTTAAGAAGGAGCAAGGTCAGTGAGGATATCATAGAGCTGATAGAAGACACGGATCGGAATGTTGTTAAGGAGATGCTGACCTTAAATGAATATATTGATGTGATTATTCCTAGAGGTGGAGCGGATTTAATACGATTCGTAGTGGACCACGCTACAGTTCCTACCATAGAGACGGGCATCGGAAATTGCCATATTTATGTGGATGAATCGGCAAATTTAGAAAATGCGATCCAGATTATTACCAATGCAAAAATTCAGAGACCGGGTGTGTGCAATGCTTGTGAAACTACGTTGATCCATGAGGATATTGCTCCCAAGTTCTTGCCAATGCTGGCGGCAGCATTGAAGGATAAGGTTGAGCTAAAAGGCTGCCCTAGAACGAGAGAAATTATACAGGCAGCAGAGGCAACAGATATGGATTGGGCGGAGGAATATTTGGATTACATTCTCGCTGTGAAAGTGGTTTCCAATGTGGATGAGGCCATCGGCCATATACAGGCCTATGGTACAAAGCATTCCGAAGCAATTATTACAGAAAACTATACCAATGCAAATTACTTTTTAAGACGAGTGGATGCAGCGGCAGTCTATGTAAATGCTTCCACTAGATTTACAGATGGTGGTGCCTTTGGCTTTGGTGGGGAAATGGGTATCAGTACACAAAAAACCCATGCAAGGGGACCAATGGGGTTAAATGAATTAGTTACAATGAAGTACACGGTGGTAGGAAACGGACAGATTAGACAGTAG
- the proB gene encoding glutamate 5-kinase, whose translation MLQDVMKKSKKIVIKIGSNTLSNVDGTINHDFIEALCQQVAFLVGEGKQVVIVTSGARIAGISRTNKWSRKEDMNYKQALCAIGQVELMSAYNSHFSHHGIYIGQLLLTREDFFDKTRNLNIRNTLFTLVDEGIVPIINENDTVSVEQIKIGDNDTLAAYTATLWNADLLILLSDIDGIYNKNPKEYEDAELLEQVQNIDDMLKEIEVGETNSFGTGGIETKIEAARIVNRYNIPMILGNGKNKEILMKLYQNEAKATIFFRE comes from the coding sequence ATGCTGCAGGACGTTATGAAAAAGAGCAAGAAAATCGTAATTAAAATAGGAAGCAATACACTTTCTAATGTAGACGGCACCATAAACCATGATTTTATTGAAGCCCTATGTCAGCAGGTGGCTTTCCTAGTAGGAGAAGGAAAGCAAGTGGTTATTGTTACATCAGGAGCTAGAATTGCTGGTATCAGTAGAACCAACAAATGGTCTAGAAAAGAGGATATGAACTATAAGCAGGCCCTATGCGCTATCGGTCAGGTTGAGCTGATGTCTGCATACAACAGCCATTTTTCCCACCATGGCATTTATATTGGACAGCTACTACTCACAAGAGAGGATTTCTTCGATAAAACTAGAAACTTAAATATCAGAAACACATTATTTACCCTAGTCGATGAAGGCATCGTGCCAATCATCAACGAAAATGATACTGTAAGTGTGGAGCAGATTAAAATCGGAGACAATGACACCTTAGCTGCTTATACAGCAACCCTGTGGAATGCAGATCTGCTCATCCTTCTGAGTGATATCGACGGAATCTACAATAAGAACCCTAAGGAATATGAGGATGCTGAGTTATTGGAGCAGGTACAAAACATTGATGATATGCTAAAGGAGATTGAAGTGGGAGAGACCAATTCCTTTGGTACAGGAGGCATTGAAACGAAGATAGAAGCAGCGAGAATTGTGAATCGTTATAATATTCCTATGATCCTAGGAAACGGAAAAAATAAAGAGATATTGATGAAATTGTATCAGAATGAAGCGAAGGCAACGATATTTTTCAGAGAATAG
- the proC gene encoding pyrroline-5-carboxylate reductase: MEKRIGFIGAGNMSSTIIRGLVKSFEGMNQSIYISNRTIKKAEKLCNQVHINLCRTNVELAENSDIIFLGVKPHMYDGVLREISSYVTKDQIIVSLAAGITTEDMGEYFKEPMKIIRIMPNVPVSVGEGMIALSSNGNVTGEEVDFVVQLLSSVGKVDQIDESLIDAVTTISGCSPAFIAMFVEALADGSVRKGMPRDKAYLYAAQTLIGTGKMILEKGLHPGELKDMVSSPGGVTIEGVYELEKRGFRNMLIEVVEACERKTKSMKSKKVEE, translated from the coding sequence ATGGAGAAAAGAATAGGATTCATTGGGGCAGGAAATATGTCTTCTACGATTATTCGAGGGCTGGTAAAAAGCTTTGAGGGCATGAATCAATCCATCTATATCAGTAATAGAACCATAAAAAAGGCAGAGAAATTATGTAATCAAGTTCATATCAATCTATGCAGAACCAATGTAGAACTGGCAGAAAATAGCGATATCATTTTCTTAGGTGTGAAGCCTCATATGTACGATGGTGTCCTTAGGGAGATCAGCTCCTATGTAACTAAAGATCAGATCATCGTCTCTTTAGCGGCTGGAATCACTACAGAGGATATGGGCGAATATTTTAAGGAGCCAATGAAAATCATTCGAATCATGCCCAATGTTCCCGTCAGTGTGGGGGAAGGAATGATCGCTTTAAGCTCGAATGGAAATGTTACCGGTGAGGAAGTTGATTTTGTCGTACAACTACTAAGTAGCGTTGGTAAGGTCGACCAAATCGATGAAAGTTTAATTGATGCAGTGACCACCATTAGCGGTTGTAGCCCTGCGTTTATTGCAATGTTCGTAGAGGCTTTAGCAGATGGGAGCGTACGAAAAGGAATGCCTAGAGACAAGGCGTATCTCTACGCAGCTCAGACATTGATTGGAACAGGAAAAATGATATTAGAAAAAGGTTTGCACCCAGGAGAGCTAAAGGATATGGTTTCATCACCGGGTGGCGTGACCATCGAAGGTGTGTATGAGCTAGAAAAAAGAGGCTTTAGAAACATGCTGATAGAGGTTGTTGAAGCCTGCGAGAGGAAAACAAAATCCATGAAAAGCAAGAAGGTTGAGGAGTAG
- the lepB gene encoding signal peptidase I: MEKEIMEWLKSIVVALIIGVIITTFAQPTIVRGPSMEPTLQNNNLLLVNRLLYKLKEPNHGDIIVFRLEAEKRNLIKRVIGVAGDTVEISSGIVYVNGSELEEVYLDDIDISSKDQQVVVPRNSVFVLGDNRNDSKDSRNTEVGTVNKELILGKAYLRLFPFNKLGKIR; encoded by the coding sequence ATGGAGAAGGAAATAATGGAGTGGCTGAAAAGTATTGTAGTAGCTTTAATCATTGGCGTGATCATAACAACATTTGCACAACCGACGATTGTTAGAGGTCCATCCATGGAGCCTACATTGCAGAATAATAATCTATTATTGGTAAATAGACTACTGTATAAGCTGAAAGAGCCAAATCATGGAGATATTATTGTTTTTAGATTGGAAGCAGAGAAAAGAAACCTAATCAAGAGAGTGATTGGCGTTGCGGGAGATACTGTTGAAATCAGTAGTGGTATTGTCTATGTAAACGGCTCCGAGCTTGAAGAAGTATACCTAGACGATATCGACATCTCCTCAAAGGACCAACAGGTGGTGGTTCCTAGGAACTCAGTTTTTGTTTTAGGTGACAATAGAAACGATAGTAAGGATAGTAGAAATACCGAAGTCGGTACCGTAAATAAAGAGCTGATCTTAGGAAAAGCTTATCTTAGATTATTTCCGTTCAATAAATTAGGAAAAATACGATAA
- a CDS encoding DUF5050 domain-containing protein, whose protein sequence is MAYVYTRGNTLGNLQNKGLIVDYGKYIYFYLNGGLYRMNKENNEKILIYKGETKYLNVTGDFIYCVEDRTLYRIAISGEEHYIAPYYEDVEEISIVDHWIYCHDSWSEYIFRINMNNSHKDEFFYIDTVPFSMAMDNENIYFSSDRNGNLEVVPVGAPFDGDEGKIIGEDIGKGAFYIHVEEQWIYYLESEQHPLEYDSFKTIKYHIYKIRKDGTNKTKIVEDYVNHINVQDGWIYFSNRSEQGALYKMKIDGTNKIKLSDDVCENIHLVEDWVYYYVEDKSVYRLFQEKLRYFQSQNLSFEEVNQRMNEYENGIFLQKEPKKLYRIRKDGTFNEEVKI, encoded by the coding sequence ATGGCATATGTATATACTAGAGGTAATACTCTAGGCAATCTGCAAAATAAAGGCTTAATTGTGGATTATGGTAAATATATTTACTTTTATTTAAATGGCGGTTTATACAGGATGAACAAAGAAAATAATGAAAAGATATTGATATATAAAGGCGAGACCAAGTATTTAAATGTCACAGGGGATTTTATTTATTGTGTGGAGGATAGAACACTTTACAGAATTGCTATTTCAGGAGAAGAACATTATATTGCACCATATTATGAGGATGTAGAGGAAATCAGCATCGTAGATCATTGGATATACTGCCATGATAGTTGGAGTGAGTACATCTTTAGAATCAACATGAATAATTCACATAAAGACGAGTTCTTTTATATTGACACTGTTCCTTTTAGTATGGCAATGGACAATGAAAATATCTATTTTAGCAGTGATCGAAATGGGAATTTGGAGGTAGTACCAGTGGGAGCTCCTTTTGATGGAGACGAAGGAAAAATAATAGGGGAAGATATCGGTAAAGGAGCATTTTACATTCATGTAGAAGAACAATGGATTTATTATTTAGAAAGTGAACAGCATCCATTGGAGTACGATAGCTTTAAAACCATAAAATATCATATTTATAAAATTAGAAAAGATGGTACAAATAAAACAAAGATTGTAGAGGACTACGTAAATCATATCAATGTTCAAGATGGTTGGATATATTTCAGCAATAGAAGTGAACAGGGTGCTTTATATAAGATGAAGATCGATGGAACAAATAAAATAAAACTGAGCGACGATGTTTGTGAAAATATACATTTAGTAGAAGACTGGGTCTATTACTATGTAGAAGATAAAAGTGTTTACCGACTTTTTCAAGAAAAACTTAGATATTTTCAAAGCCAGAACTTAAGCTTCGAGGAAGTCAATCAGCGAATGAACGAATATGAAAATGGGATTTTTCTACAGAAAGAGCCAAAGAAGTTATATAGAATTAGAAAAGACGGCACCTTTAATGAAGAGGTTAAAATATAG
- a CDS encoding radical SAM/SPASM domain-containing protein, with translation MKKFKKFYIEITNRCNLACSFCPETKRAAEFMKIESFHKILEEIKPFADYIYFHVKGEPLLHPAIDQFLDLSHEKGFQVNITTNGTLIKKQKDKILGKPALRQVNFSLHSFDGNEGGGSKAEYIKDIIDFTKEAVAITETIVSLRLWNLDQDNETNVQRARNRQILEIIEKEFNLSYRIEEKVTPGNGIKIGQRIYLNQDPEFKWPDLKEEEDEGKGFCYGLRNQIAILVDGTVVPCCLDGEGIINLGNINQTKFSDIVENERANHIVQGFSRREAVEELCRKCGYRKKFGV, from the coding sequence ATGAAAAAGTTTAAAAAGTTCTATATCGAAATCACCAATCGATGTAATCTTGCTTGTAGTTTTTGTCCTGAGACGAAGCGAGCTGCTGAGTTTATGAAGATAGAGAGCTTTCATAAAATACTAGAGGAAATAAAACCCTTTGCAGATTATATCTACTTTCATGTAAAGGGGGAGCCATTGTTACATCCAGCGATTGATCAGTTTTTAGATTTGAGTCATGAAAAGGGCTTTCAGGTGAATATTACCACCAATGGAACCTTGATAAAGAAACAAAAAGATAAAATTCTTGGGAAACCAGCATTGCGCCAAGTGAATTTTTCTCTCCACAGCTTTGATGGGAATGAAGGTGGCGGAAGTAAGGCAGAATATATAAAGGATATTATAGACTTTACGAAAGAAGCAGTAGCCATTACAGAGACCATTGTATCTTTAAGGCTATGGAACCTAGATCAGGATAATGAAACGAATGTCCAGAGAGCGCGGAATCGCCAAATACTAGAGATTATCGAAAAGGAATTTAATCTTTCCTATAGGATTGAAGAAAAAGTAACTCCGGGTAATGGAATTAAAATCGGTCAAAGAATCTATCTAAATCAAGACCCGGAATTTAAATGGCCAGATTTAAAAGAAGAAGAGGACGAAGGCAAAGGATTTTGTTATGGTCTTCGAAATCAAATCGCCATCCTCGTGGATGGAACCGTTGTTCCCTGCTGCCTAGATGGAGAAGGTATCATCAATCTAGGCAATATCAATCAAACAAAATTCTCAGACATTGTAGAAAACGAAAGAGCAAATCATATAGTACAGGGTTTTTCTAGAAGAGAAGCAGTGGAAGAGTTGTGTAGGAAGTGCGGATATAGAAAAAAATTTGGTGTTTAG
- a CDS encoding hydrolase, protein MFVLNQFALTKEEAVLMVIDIQERLVPVMEKKEQVIGNTNILISISNELNIPILVTEQYPKGLGRTVEALKNNMGDSPIYEKTSFTACTEALVSDLEKLGRKKIIITGMETHVCVFQTVRDLIQRGYHVFVVQDGVCSRTEENYKNGLDLMDRMGAMVTNTETVFFDLMKAAGTPEFKKLSKLIK, encoded by the coding sequence GTGTTTGTTTTGAATCAATTTGCTTTGACAAAAGAAGAGGCTGTTTTAATGGTAATTGATATTCAGGAGCGCTTGGTGCCTGTAATGGAGAAAAAAGAGCAGGTCATAGGAAATACAAACATTTTAATTTCAATTTCAAATGAGTTGAATATACCGATTTTAGTGACAGAGCAATATCCAAAGGGTTTAGGAAGAACCGTTGAAGCGTTGAAAAATAACATGGGGGATAGCCCTATCTATGAGAAAACAAGCTTTACTGCTTGCACAGAGGCATTGGTTTCAGATCTTGAAAAGCTGGGTAGAAAGAAGATCATTATTACAGGCATGGAAACCCATGTGTGTGTATTTCAAACTGTAAGGGATTTAATCCAAAGAGGATACCATGTATTCGTGGTTCAAGATGGTGTTTGTTCACGAACAGAGGAAAATTATAAAAATGGTTTAGATCTAATGGATCGTATGGGGGCAATGGTTACGAATACCGAAACTGTATTCTTTGATTTAATGAAAGCTGCAGGCACCCCTGAATTTAAAAAATTATCGAAGCTAATCAAATAG
- a CDS encoding DUF975 family protein, which produces MWIRAELKSRAKEVLKKSYWKAFLVSMIIVAASGDMDSFKIKKQWNITEPRNVLLEQKSDYIGSSFLEGVTDTAPWVWGLLIGIIASFLMLWLFKIIIGYAFEVSGKRYFLKSAQDHFDLNNLTYAFNRSRIVDIVKTMAYRGLLVFLWSLLFLIPGIVKSYAYQMVPYILADNPNIGYQRAVELSKNMTEGEKWNIFVLDLSFIGWNILGSLLFGIGRLFVNPYVDSTQAELYLVLRENALERGLCTREELMMDEFTK; this is translated from the coding sequence ATGTGGATTAGAGCAGAATTAAAGAGTAGGGCAAAGGAAGTCCTAAAAAAATCTTATTGGAAGGCCTTTTTAGTTAGTATGATTATTGTTGCTGCAAGCGGCGACATGGATAGCTTTAAGATAAAGAAGCAATGGAATATCACAGAGCCTAGAAACGTTCTTCTAGAGCAGAAATCAGATTATATTGGAAGCTCATTTCTAGAAGGTGTAACGGATACTGCACCCTGGGTATGGGGGCTTCTAATTGGTATAATTGCATCATTTTTAATGCTATGGTTATTTAAAATCATTATAGGATACGCCTTTGAGGTTAGTGGAAAGCGTTATTTTCTAAAATCGGCACAGGATCATTTCGATTTAAATAATTTAACTTACGCCTTCAATCGCAGTAGGATTGTGGATATCGTAAAAACTATGGCATACAGAGGCCTTTTAGTGTTTTTATGGAGTCTTCTATTTTTGATTCCAGGGATTGTAAAATCCTATGCCTATCAAATGGTGCCGTATATCTTAGCGGACAATCCGAATATTGGGTATCAACGTGCCGTGGAGCTCAGTAAGAATATGACGGAAGGTGAAAAATGGAACATTTTTGTCTTAGATCTATCCTTTATCGGATGGAATATATTGGGGTCGTTATTATTCGGCATAGGAAGACTATTTGTCAACCCATACGTTGATTCTACACAGGCAGAGCTCTATTTAGTTTTGAGAGAAAACGCTTTAGAGAGAGGGCTCTGTACAAGAGAAGAATTGATGATGGATGAATTTACAAAATAA
- a CDS encoding GNAT family N-acetyltransferase, translating to MIRELTKDDKDIFISMVKEFYTSDAVLYSIPEENIVNTFNEAIKDSPYVKIYIMEEEKGIAGYGQISLSYSNEAGGLVVWLEEIYIREDFRGLGLGGKFLDFVKNEFSADAKRFRLEISESNMDAKRLYIRNGYETLDYLQMVCDIK from the coding sequence ATGATTAGAGAACTAACAAAAGATGATAAAGACATATTTATTTCAATGGTGAAGGAGTTCTATACTTCAGATGCGGTATTATATAGCATTCCTGAAGAAAATATAGTAAATACCTTCAATGAGGCTATAAAGGATTCACCCTATGTGAAAATCTATATAATGGAAGAAGAAAAAGGCATTGCAGGGTATGGACAAATCAGCTTAAGCTATTCCAACGAAGCTGGTGGATTGGTTGTTTGGCTAGAAGAGATTTATATCCGAGAGGATTTCAGAGGGTTGGGCCTTGGTGGTAAATTTTTAGATTTTGTAAAGAATGAATTCTCTGCCGATGCAAAGCGATTTCGACTGGAAATTTCAGAGAGCAATATGGATGCCAAAAGGTTGTATATACGAAATGGGTACGAAACCTTAGATTATTTACAAATGGTATGCGATATTAAATAA
- a CDS encoding ATP-dependent Clp protease ATP-binding subunit, producing MKKCSICNKNIAVVFATKMEDGKSEMKGICMECAKKMGLPIMNQIMEQTGMTEEEIEGLSQQMNDVFEEMDLEEMEDDNFLGKLFKGSLGSFKMKEDEDIEVEETAEDKEEIFEEKAKKKKKGKKRKNLDTYGTNLTDRARNKEIDRVIGRNKEIDRVVQILNRRSKNNPILIGEPGVGKTAIAEGLAGRIVEKQVPAKLFNAEVYLLDLTAIVAGTQFRGQFEGRMKAIIEEAQECGNIILVIDEVHNIMGAGEVHGGVMNAANILKPALARGEIQVIGATTLDEYRKHIEKDSALERRFQPVLVEEPSVEDTIEILKGIKGYYEDYHKVKISDEVIEAAAKMSERYITDRYLPDKAIDIIDEAGSRVNLRNEGLVEIEGLKVELKAIEEKKAEAAKKNDYEKAAQYKVDECRILDRIEELEAEVNKSALTVEDVAFVIESWTNIPVGKITEEEASRLLSLEEQLHRRVVGQKDAVRSLSRTIRRNRSGFRKKRKPASFIFVGPTGVGKTELVRALAEELFGSEEAMIRVDMSEYMEKHTVSKLIGAPPGYVGYDQGGQLTDKVRRKPYSVILLDEIEKAHPDVFNMLLQILEDGRLTDSQGRTVHFENTVVIMTSNAGTQIKSGSMGFGNRGYEALENRAKDALKETFRPEFLNRVDETIVFTQLSKEELREIIELMLKDVIEDVKEKGMTITISDAVKDFILEKGYDEKYGARPLRRVIQRSIEDEIAEEYIKNTFVPGDHIQVDLKEDRVVLSK from the coding sequence ATGAAGAAATGTTCGATATGTAATAAAAATATAGCAGTTGTTTTTGCAACGAAAATGGAAGATGGCAAGTCTGAAATGAAGGGAATCTGTATGGAATGTGCAAAGAAGATGGGTCTTCCTATTATGAATCAAATCATGGAGCAAACGGGGATGACGGAAGAAGAAATAGAAGGTTTATCCCAGCAGATGAATGACGTATTTGAAGAGATGGATTTAGAGGAAATGGAAGACGATAATTTTCTAGGGAAACTATTTAAGGGTTCCTTGGGTTCTTTTAAAATGAAAGAGGATGAAGATATAGAAGTAGAAGAAACCGCAGAGGATAAGGAAGAAATATTTGAAGAAAAGGCGAAGAAAAAGAAAAAAGGTAAGAAAAGAAAAAACTTAGATACTTACGGTACAAATTTGACAGATAGAGCAAGAAATAAAGAAATTGATAGAGTCATTGGTAGAAATAAGGAAATAGATAGGGTAGTACAGATTCTAAATAGAAGATCTAAAAATAATCCGATCCTAATCGGAGAGCCAGGTGTAGGTAAAACAGCCATTGCAGAAGGGTTAGCTGGTCGTATTGTAGAGAAGCAGGTGCCAGCAAAGCTATTTAACGCAGAGGTCTACTTGCTAGATCTAACGGCCATTGTAGCAGGAACCCAATTTAGAGGACAGTTTGAAGGTCGAATGAAGGCGATTATAGAAGAAGCACAGGAGTGTGGCAATATTATTTTAGTCATCGATGAGGTTCATAATATTATGGGTGCTGGGGAGGTTCATGGTGGTGTTATGAATGCTGCCAATATTTTAAAGCCGGCGCTGGCTCGTGGGGAGATCCAAGTGATAGGTGCCACTACTCTAGATGAATACAGAAAGCATATTGAAAAGGATTCTGCTCTAGAGAGAAGGTTTCAACCAGTATTGGTTGAGGAACCTAGTGTAGAGGATACTATAGAAATATTAAAAGGAATCAAGGGCTATTATGAGGATTACCATAAAGTGAAAATATCCGATGAAGTGATCGAAGCTGCTGCAAAGATGTCTGAAAGATACATTACAGATCGATATTTACCAGATAAGGCCATCGATATTATTGATGAAGCAGGATCTAGAGTAAACCTAAGAAATGAGGGCTTAGTAGAGATTGAAGGCTTAAAGGTGGAATTAAAGGCTATAGAGGAAAAGAAAGCAGAGGCAGCGAAGAAAAACGATTATGAAAAGGCAGCACAGTACAAAGTAGATGAATGTAGGATTTTAGATCGAATAGAAGAGCTGGAAGCAGAAGTGAATAAAAGTGCTTTAACAGTGGAGGATGTAGCTTTCGTAATTGAATCCTGGACGAATATTCCCGTGGGTAAAATTACAGAGGAGGAAGCCAGCCGGTTGCTAAGCCTTGAAGAACAGCTCCACAGGAGGGTGGTTGGACAGAAGGATGCAGTGCGAAGCCTTTCTAGAACCATCAGACGGAACCGCTCTGGATTTAGAAAGAAGAGAAAGCCAGCTTCCTTTATATTCGTTGGACCTACGGGTGTAGGAAAGACAGAGCTAGTGAGGGCTTTAGCAGAAGAACTATTTGGCAGCGAAGAAGCGATGATTCGTGTGGATATGTCAGAATATATGGAAAAACACACGGTTTCTAAATTAATTGGAGCGCCTCCAGGATACGTAGGGTATGATCAAGGTGGTCAGCTAACAGATAAGGTTCGAAGAAAGCCATACTCCGTAATTTTATTAGATGAAATAGAAAAGGCCCATCCAGATGTATTCAATATGCTGCTTCAAATACTGGAAGACGGCAGATTAACCGATAGTCAAGGAAGAACCGTACACTTTGAAAACACCGTAGTCATTATGACTTCCAATGCAGGGACTCAAATAAAATCGGGTAGTATGGGCTTTGGCAATAGAGGATATGAAGCCTTAGAAAATCGTGCGAAGGATGCTTTAAAAGAGACCTTTAGACCGGAGTTTTTAAACAGAGTAGATGAAACCATTGTATTTACACAGCTATCTAAGGAAGAATTGAGAGAGATTATAGAGCTGATGTTAAAAGATGTCATTGAAGATGTGAAGGAAAAAGGGATGACCATCACCATTTCAGATGCGGTGAAAGATTTTATATTAGAAAAGGGCTACGATGAAAAATATGGTGCCAGACCTTTAAGAAGGGTGATCCAAAGATCCATTGAAGATGAAATTGCAGAGGAATATATTAAGAATACCTTTGTTCCAGGAGATCATATTCAGGTAGATCTAAAGGAAGACAGAGTTGTACTTAGCAAATAG